The following are encoded in a window of Oncorhynchus kisutch isolate 150728-3 unplaced genomic scaffold, Okis_V2 scaffold1285, whole genome shotgun sequence genomic DNA:
- the LOC109876114 gene encoding oocyte zinc finger protein XlCOF6-like isoform X1, protein MSVPKSTESPGSGCGVPAQRSSQQGPEMVSVKLEDCSQTLELNVIVKEEWEERRIEEEREVKEVDQRAVKEEVEEREVKEEVEEREVKEEVEMAVKEEEQGEQTVKEEEHERTVKEEEHERTVKEEEQGEQTVKEEEQERAAKEEDENRNVSAPDLEEEEAAVDSISDRGESSHPGSDRDPSTTASGNHKRRQRNSRQKHHNSMDCFTGFYEPEELKRHTCRPHPCSDCRGSFICPVHFKSHQQTLKIKKMYPCAHCEKSFQTPSSLKTHQLNHKGNKSYHCFQCGKRFCRVDTLKAHKRIHTGEKPFHCSQCGKSFSDIGNRNKHQRIHTGEKTYHCSECGKSFNQLSHLKPHQLTHTSEKPFHCSQCGKGFSLSSYLKKHQVMHTEEKPYSCDHCGKSFKLEGILKRHQRIHSGEKTYHCSECGKCFSVSSYLKRHQLTHTGLKSHHTGIKSQHCSHCGKSFSKKADLKKHQRTHTGEKPFHCSQCGKSFNEKGNLKQHQRRHSGEKPCHCSQCGKSFSWVIDLKKHQKVHKEEKPFHCSQCGKSFNEKGNLKQHQRRHSGEKPYSCDQCGNCFKWKQSLKEHQKAKHSAVPDHGLIIVLPSWASTSN, encoded by the exons ATGTCTGTACCCAAGTCCACAGAGTCCCCGGGTTCTGGCTGTGGTGTTCCAGCCCAAAGAAGCTCACAGCAGGGTCCAGAGATGGTCTCAGTGAAGCTGgaggactgcagtcaaacactggaacttAATGTGATTGTcaaagaggaatgggaggagagacgaattgaggaggagagagaagtaaAAGAGgttgatcagagagcagtcaaagaggaggtggaggagagagaagtcaaagaggaggtggaggagagagaagtcaaAGAGGAAGTAGAGATGGCAGTCAAAGAAGAAGAGCAGGGGGAGCAAACAGTCAAAGAAGAAGAGCATGAGAGAACAGTCAAAGAAGAAGAGCATGAGAGAACAGTCAAAGAAGAAGAGCAGGGGGAGCAAACAGTCAAAGAAgaagagcaggagagagcagCTAAAGAAGAAGATGAGAACAGGAATGTGTCTGCTCCAGatctagaggaagaggaggcagcAGTAGATAGTATCAGTGACCGAG GAGAGAGCTCCCATCCAGGCTCAGACAGAGATCCCAGTACCACAGCATCAGGAAACCATAAACGCAGGCAGAGGAACTCAAGACAGAAACATCACAACAGCATGGACTGCTTCACTGGTTTCTATGAACCAGAGGAGTTGAAAAGGCACACTTGTAGGCCCCACCCCTGTTCAGATTGCAGAGGCAGTTTTATTTGTCCAGTTCACTTCAAATCACACCAACAAACTCTCAAAATAAAGAAGATGTACCCGTGCGCTCATTGTGAGAAGAGTTTTCAGACCCCAAGCAGCTTGAAGACTCACCAGCTTAATCACAAGGGAAATAAGTCGTACCACTGCTTTCAGTGTGGGAAGAGGTTCTGTCGTGTAGACACCTTAAAGGCTcacaagagaatacacacaggagagaagccttttcaCTGttctcagtgtgggaagagcttcagtgATATAGGAAATCGAAAtaaacaccagagaatacacacaggagagaagactTACCACTGCTCTGAGTGCGGGAAAAGTTTCAATCAGTTATCACATTTAAAACCACACCAGCTAACTCACACAAGTGAGAAGCCTTttcactgctctcagtgtgggaaGGGTTTCAGTCTGTCATCATATCTGAAGAAGCACCAGGTAATGCACACAGAAGAGAAGCCATACAGCTGTGATcattgtgggaagagttttaaaTTGGAAGGAATCCTTAAGCGTcatcagagaatacacagtggagAGAAGACTTACCACTGCTCAGAGTGTGGGAAGTGTTTCAGTGTGTCATCATATCTGAAGAGACACCAGCTAACTCACACAGGATTAAAGTCACACCACACAGGAATAAAGTCACAACACTGTTCCcactgtgggaagagcttcagtaAGAAAGCTGACCTAAAGaaacatcagagaacacacacaggggagaagcctttccactgctcccaatgtgggaaGAGCTTTAATGAGAAAGGAAATCTAAAGCAACACCAGAGAAGACACTCAGGAGAGAAGCCTtgccactgctcccaatgtggaaaaaGCTTCAGTTGGGTAATAGACCTAAAGAAACATCAGAAAGTACACAAAGAggagaagcctttccactgctcccaatgtgggaagagcttcaatgaGAAAGGAAATCTAAAGCAACACCAGAGAAGACACTCAGGAGAGAAAccgtatagctgtgatcagtgtgggaattGTTTTAAATGGAAACAAAGCCTGAAGGAACATCAGAAGGCAAAGCACAGTGCAGTGCCAGACCATGGCCTTATAATTGTGTTACCAAGCTGGGCATCTACATCTAATTAA